Proteins encoded in a region of the Acidobacteriota bacterium genome:
- a CDS encoding dicarboxylate/amino acid:cation symporter codes for MKKLALHWRILLGMAAGVAFAALLIQFEWGKGFIVDWIKPFGTIFINALKLIAIPLILGSLISGIADLNNITQLSKMGVRTIAIYIATTVIAVSLGLAIVNIVKPGSAVSEETRTQLLASYEKDAGARITAAEKQKETGPLKPLEDLVPENIIAAASSNGNMLQVIIFALFFGIGLILIPPDKAAPVKGFFNGLNEVVLKMIDLIMLAAPFGVFALLAAIIAEAPGPDLFFALLWYAMSVVLGLALLYCFYIFLVWAFTKKSPAFFLKGIAPAQLLAFSTSSSAATLPVTMERVTEHLGVDDDVASFVLPIGATVNMDGTSLYQAVAAVFIAQTFGMDLSFGTQLGIILTATLASIGSAAVPGAGMVMLVIVLAQAGIPEVGLALIFAIDRPLDMCRTTINVTGDATVSMIVAKSLGRLGEPKEQNWDDRLEEVI; via the coding sequence ATGAAAAAACTTGCGTTGCACTGGCGGATACTGCTCGGTATGGCTGCGGGCGTGGCTTTCGCGGCATTACTTATCCAGTTCGAATGGGGAAAAGGTTTTATCGTTGACTGGATAAAACCGTTCGGAACGATCTTTATCAATGCCCTGAAGCTGATCGCGATCCCGCTCATTCTCGGTTCGCTGATCTCCGGCATTGCCGACCTTAACAACATCACACAACTTTCAAAGATGGGCGTGCGGACCATCGCGATCTATATCGCGACGACCGTGATCGCGGTCAGTCTTGGGCTCGCCATCGTTAACATCGTTAAGCCCGGAAGTGCAGTCAGCGAAGAGACCCGCACCCAACTTCTTGCAAGTTATGAGAAAGATGCAGGAGCTCGCATCACCGCCGCAGAAAAGCAGAAAGAGACAGGCCCGCTAAAGCCACTCGAAGACCTGGTGCCGGAGAATATCATTGCCGCGGCTAGCTCAAACGGCAACATGCTGCAGGTGATCATTTTTGCATTGTTTTTCGGCATCGGGCTGATATTGATACCGCCCGACAAGGCGGCTCCGGTGAAAGGATTCTTTAACGGGCTCAATGAAGTTGTGCTCAAGATGATTGACCTGATAATGCTGGCGGCTCCATTCGGTGTCTTTGCGTTGCTCGCGGCGATCATTGCTGAGGCTCCGGGGCCGGATCTCTTTTTCGCACTGCTTTGGTATGCGATGTCGGTCGTCTTAGGGCTCGCCCTACTGTATTGCTTTTACATTTTTCTTGTTTGGGCATTTACCAAAAAGTCCCCAGCGTTTTTCCTCAAGGGAATCGCCCCGGCGCAGCTTCTGGCATTTTCGACGAGCTCAAGTGCGGCCACGCTTCCGGTGACGATGGAGCGCGTTACCGAGCACCTCGGCGTTGATGATGACGTCGCGAGCTTCGTGCTTCCGATCGGCGCGACGGTAAATATGGACGGCACTAGTCTTTACCAAGCCGTCGCAGCCGTTTTTATCGCCCAGACCTTCGGGATGGACCTGAGCTTTGGAACACAGCTCGGCATTATCCTTACGGCAACGCTCGCCTCTATCGGCAGTGCTGCGGTTCCCGGAGCGGGAATGGTGATGCTTGTCATCGTTCTCGCACAGGCCGGAATTCCCGAGGTCGGCCTTGCTCTCATTTTCGCCATCGACCGGCCGCTCGATATGTGCCGGACAACGATCAACGTCACCGGCGACGCTACGGTCTCGATGATCGTTGCTAAGTCGCTGGGCCGGCTCGGCGAGCCCAAAGAGCAAAACTGGGATGATCGATTAGAAGAAGTGATCTAA
- a CDS encoding dicarboxylate/amino acid:cation symporter — translation MSNSEKEQIPPDDYEQELTTDLDDDTPDKPKGMPLHTKILIGLVVGVGGGLLANWIWGGDHSGVVWTVENITRPVGQLFLNLLLMIVVPLVFSSLVVGVAGIGDIRKLGRIGFKSFAYTLIISAISVVIGLTLANTIRPGERISPETAAALKEEFSSGASAATEAQRKAAETAKADTPLMQAVKTIVPSNVFNSISAASPNMLHIMFFALIIGVAITLLPSAVSAPFVNVCESLFAITAKIIDIVMKFAPYAVACLLFNNIAQFGLELLQSLGWFVVTVLLGLSIHFFGVYSLSIYFLSRLNPLDFFRRVRTVILTAFSTSSSNATLPTALRVTHENLGVPKEINSFVLTVGATANQNGTALYEGVTVLFLAQLAGVDLTISLQLMVVYLAILGGIGTAGVPSGSIPFIIGILFMIGIDPALIAIILGVDRLLDMCRTTLNVVGDITAATFVARSEGYELLQTREDIGA, via the coding sequence ATGAGCAACAGTGAAAAAGAGCAGATACCGCCCGATGACTACGAGCAGGAACTAACGACTGACCTTGACGACGACACACCGGACAAGCCGAAGGGCATGCCGCTGCACACAAAGATCCTGATCGGCCTCGTGGTCGGCGTCGGTGGAGGGCTGCTCGCCAATTGGATCTGGGGCGGCGACCACAGCGGCGTTGTCTGGACGGTTGAGAACATCACCAGGCCGGTCGGGCAGCTTTTCCTCAACCTTCTTCTGATGATCGTTGTGCCGCTGGTTTTCTCGTCGCTGGTCGTCGGCGTTGCGGGGATCGGCGATATCCGCAAGCTCGGCCGGATCGGGTTCAAATCATTCGCCTATACGCTCATCATTTCGGCCATCTCGGTCGTTATTGGGCTGACGCTGGCGAATACGATCAGGCCCGGCGAACGGATCAGCCCCGAGACTGCCGCGGCGCTGAAAGAAGAATTCAGCAGCGGAGCCTCAGCCGCCACCGAGGCCCAGCGAAAAGCGGCCGAGACAGCAAAGGCGGATACGCCGTTGATGCAGGCCGTGAAGACCATCGTCCCGAGCAACGTCTTCAATTCGATCTCCGCAGCGAGCCCGAACATGCTCCACATAATGTTCTTTGCGCTCATCATTGGGGTCGCTATAACGCTCCTGCCTTCAGCGGTCTCGGCTCCGTTTGTGAATGTCTGCGAATCGCTTTTTGCGATTACGGCAAAGATCATTGATATCGTGATGAAATTCGCTCCATACGCGGTGGCGTGCCTACTTTTCAACAACATCGCGCAGTTTGGGCTCGAGCTTCTTCAATCGCTCGGATGGTTCGTCGTTACGGTGCTCCTCGGTCTCTCGATCCATTTCTTCGGCGTCTATTCGCTCTCGATCTATTTCCTTTCGCGGCTCAATCCGCTGGATTTCTTCCGGCGCGTTCGGACGGTGATTTTGACGGCTTTCTCAACCTCATCTTCGAACGCGACACTGCCGACCGCACTTCGCGTTACGCATGAGAACCTCGGAGTGCCAAAAGAGATCAATAGCTTTGTGCTTACGGTCGGAGCGACGGCGAACCAGAACGGAACTGCTCTCTACGAGGGCGTGACGGTGCTCTTCCTCGCACAGCTTGCCGGTGTTGATCTGACGATTTCACTGCAATTGATGGTCGTTTATCTCGCCATCCTTGGCGGCATCGGGACTGCAGGCGTGCCGAGCGGCTCGATTCCCTTCATCATCGGCATTCTCTTCATGATCGGCATCGATCCGGCACTGATCGCAATCATCCTCGGCGTTGATCGCCTATTGGATATGTGCCGTACAACGCTGAACGTTGTTGGCGACATCACGGCCGCAACTTTCGTCGCCCGGAGCGAAGGATACGAGCTGTTGCAGACCCGCGAAGATATTGGAGCTTGA
- a CDS encoding rhomboid family intramembrane serine protease: MFPIGDDNSDIKIVPFVNYLFIGLNVLVFVLLQQLGSSESFTYAWSLVPQEITTGVDLSGVQVVRDSMGNSAEIRHYSTPLSVYFNFISSMFMHGSIGHIVGNMLFLFVFGDNLENLMGHVRFAAFYIFCGIAAALAQVAMDTSSVIPMLGASGAISGVLGGYILLFPQRQVRAVIFNFLTTVPAFVALGIWIVYQIVLGALTPAGTGGVAYAAHIGGFIAGLALVKVFTIGRRV, encoded by the coding sequence ATGTTTCCGATCGGCGATGACAACAGTGATATAAAGATAGTTCCTTTTGTGAACTATCTTTTCATCGGGCTCAACGTGCTTGTCTTTGTGCTGCTGCAGCAGCTCGGGTCGAGCGAGTCGTTCACGTACGCCTGGTCGCTGGTGCCGCAGGAGATAACGACGGGAGTTGACCTGAGCGGTGTACAGGTCGTTCGCGACTCGATGGGAAACTCGGCCGAGATACGGCATTATTCGACGCCGCTGTCGGTCTATTTCAATTTCATCAGCTCGATGTTCATGCACGGCAGTATCGGACACATCGTCGGAAACATGTTGTTCCTTTTCGTCTTTGGCGATAATCTCGAGAACCTGATGGGCCACGTCCGGTTTGCCGCTTTTTATATCTTTTGCGGCATCGCTGCGGCTCTTGCCCAGGTCGCGATGGACACCTCGTCAGTAATACCGATGCTCGGAGCCTCGGGGGCGATCTCCGGTGTGCTCGGCGGCTACATACTCCTTTTTCCGCAGCGGCAGGTGCGGGCCGTTATCTTCAACTTCCTCACGACGGTGCCGGCCTTTGTCGCACTCGGTATCTGGATCGTCTACCAGATCGTTCTCGGAGCATTGACACCGGCGGGGACGGGCGGCGTCGCCTATGCGGCACACATCGGGGGCTTCATCGCCGGACTTGCACTTGTCAAGGTCTTCACCATTGGCCGCAGGGTCTGA
- a CDS encoding class I SAM-dependent methyltransferase: MSFACRVCGNASGNAEHTAREMMFGTRDEFVYCECSKCGTLQIKEIPELAKYYPDNYLSFNSETPVGRTAIHRFAARVIGQHFVEGRGFAGKLLSRMRPGFAGNFPATLRDPELRLTFDSRILDFGCGKGQLLQTLHYFGFRDLTGADAFIEGDIELPTGVRILKRPLSELEPGFDLIIMSHSFEHLPDPKAALRDAFRLLRPDGHLLIAMPVINFAWEKYATDWVQLDAPRHLYLFTERAFTDLANDAGFSVASVRYESKAFQFWGSEMYRQDIQLIPDGAPGVIHPPDIFTDAQMAEWEREAARLNAEGRGDTATFILKRPE; this comes from the coding sequence ATGAGCTTCGCATGCCGGGTTTGCGGCAACGCATCAGGAAACGCCGAGCACACTGCTCGCGAGATGATGTTTGGCACTCGCGACGAATTCGTTTATTGCGAATGCTCGAAATGCGGGACTCTTCAGATCAAGGAAATACCCGAGCTCGCGAAATACTATCCCGATAATTACCTGTCGTTTAACTCTGAAACGCCGGTCGGCCGGACGGCGATCCACCGATTTGCGGCACGGGTGATCGGACAACATTTTGTAGAAGGACGCGGGTTTGCCGGCAAGCTTTTGTCCCGAATGCGGCCCGGTTTTGCCGGGAACTTCCCGGCGACCCTGCGCGATCCTGAGCTCAGACTCACCTTTGATTCGCGGATACTCGATTTCGGCTGCGGCAAGGGGCAACTGCTTCAAACGCTGCATTATTTCGGCTTTCGCGACCTGACCGGTGCCGATGCATTCATCGAAGGCGACATCGAGCTGCCCACCGGGGTTCGCATTCTGAAGCGGCCGCTCAGCGAACTCGAACCTGGATTTGACCTGATCATAATGAGCCATTCGTTCGAGCATTTGCCCGATCCGAAGGCGGCATTGCGTGATGCGTTTCGGCTGCTCCGGCCGGACGGCCACCTTCTGATTGCGATGCCGGTGATCAACTTTGCTTGGGAGAAATACGCAACGGACTGGGTTCAGCTCGACGCTCCGCGGCATTTGTATCTTTTTACTGAACGGGCTTTCACTGACCTTGCGAACGACGCCGGATTCTCCGTCGCTTCCGTCCGCTATGAATCGAAGGCGTTTCAGTTCTGGGGAAGTGAAATGTATAGGCAGGATATTCAGCTAATACCAGACGGGGCACCGGGCGTGATCCATCCGCCGGATATTTTCACGGACGCTCAGATGGCCGAGTGGGAACGCGAAGCGGCAAGGCTGAATGCGGAAGGCCGCGGAGATACCGCGACCTTCATACTCAAGCGGCCCGAATAG
- a CDS encoding serine hydrolase, whose product MRRVYIVALLSLLSLTACGVAAQSRPSKADSPYRKAADYSSDARGLSLIVYKDRKVVFEEYHNGHSADSPHLLASGTKSFVGVMLAAAIEDGLIKGFDERVSEVLTEWRSDPRKSRMTYRELLTLTGGLDSGPIGRPPSYSEAAGFGSKFEPGTTFEYGPVPFQVFGEALRRKLEPKKEGVVAYMQRRIFDPIGLKYARWTMQAGQPNLPSGAYLTAGEWLKFGRLLLDGGKWNGKQIIKKSLLDELTKGSKANPNYGITFWLNRSGESNANVAENRGRLGRLLGDREANTTAISKRGFGNDLPRDIYVAAGAGNQRLYIIPSEKMVVVRQARQGRFDDGEFLQLLLGKK is encoded by the coding sequence ATGCGAAGAGTTTATATTGTTGCACTACTTTCACTGCTATCACTTACGGCATGCGGCGTCGCAGCACAGTCACGGCCTTCGAAAGCGGACTCGCCTTATCGGAAGGCTGCTGATTACTCGAGCGACGCCCGCGGTCTTTCGCTGATCGTTTATAAGGATCGCAAGGTCGTATTCGAGGAATATCACAACGGCCATTCGGCCGATTCTCCGCACCTTCTGGCTAGCGGTACGAAGTCTTTCGTCGGTGTCATGCTCGCCGCTGCGATCGAGGACGGCTTGATAAAGGGCTTCGACGAACGCGTTTCAGAGGTGCTTACGGAATGGCGTTCGGATCCACGAAAGTCACGGATGACCTACCGCGAATTGCTGACGCTGACGGGCGGGCTGGACTCGGGCCCGATCGGCCGTCCACCCTCATATTCCGAGGCCGCAGGCTTTGGCTCCAAGTTCGAGCCCGGCACGACCTTCGAGTATGGCCCGGTGCCGTTCCAGGTCTTTGGCGAGGCTCTTCGCCGAAAGCTCGAACCGAAGAAGGAAGGCGTTGTGGCCTACATGCAGCGCCGGATCTTCGATCCGATCGGGCTGAAATATGCCCGCTGGACAATGCAGGCAGGCCAGCCGAACCTGCCTTCGGGGGCGTACTTGACCGCCGGAGAATGGCTCAAGTTTGGCAGGCTGCTTCTCGATGGCGGCAAGTGGAACGGGAAACAGATCATCAAGAAAAGCCTGCTTGACGAACTGACCAAAGGCTCGAAGGCCAATCCGAACTACGGCATTACGTTTTGGCTCAATCGGTCCGGCGAAAGCAATGCAAATGTCGCCGAAAATCGCGGCCGTCTTGGCCGATTACTTGGCGACCGCGAGGCAAACACCACCGCAATAAGTAAACGCGGCTTCGGCAACGACCTTCCTCGGGACATCTACGTCGCCGCCGGAGCCGGCAATCAGCGGCTCTACATCATCCCGTCGGAAAAGATGGTTGTCGTGCGGCAGGCAAGGCAAGGACGCTTTGACGATGGCGAATTTTTGCAGCTGCTGCTTGGAAAAAAGTGA
- a CDS encoding DUF1800 domain-containing protein produces the protein MRFNLTEIFQRAMVSALLAVLILPGWAFSAGPAKAKALTEEQKILHVLNRLTYGPRPGDVERVKAIGISKFIEQQLNAAAIDDSKLDARVGRFDIFGMSTAEIFGKYPNPGALLQQLEGRNRRQQAANGTAAMNEEPTEADRRERQRQLREIYAEYGLRPAGQLLPQIVGNRVVRAAYSERQLEEVMVDFWQNHFNVFAGKAAVRWYIPSYERDVLRKHALGNFRDLLAGTAQHPAMLFFLDNFESVSPNSQQRAGGNGPLQRAIRSGNVPLRLREQIKERQGITDAELDRRIAQARNAGNQMRRGLNENYARELLELHTLGVGGGYTQQDIVEVAKAFTGWTIADPRGYRRAAANMIRGEENRQIERLQRMAGVPDDIESGEFYFNERSHEKGTKTVLGQKIDEGGMKDGLKVLDILVKHPSTAKFIARKLAVKFVRDDPSEAMVGRVAAAFTKSNGDIKATLRALFTDKEFFAPENYRAKIKTPFELAVSTLRALGAETNANPALIGMLNKLGEVPYGYQAPTGYPDTAEDWVNTGALLERLNFAVAVSSNRIPGTRVDLRGYYAASRGEILENAIGKILYDEVSPATRASLEKQAAQPLPEVAAGNEADDLDLGDINMRPAGMPGGGMNRRVRLMQPSGEPEVFKAVSLVLGTPEFQRQ, from the coding sequence ATGCGGTTTAATTTAACAGAGATCTTTCAACGAGCTATGGTTTCTGCCCTGCTCGCCGTCCTCATTTTGCCCGGTTGGGCGTTTTCGGCAGGGCCGGCAAAGGCAAAGGCTCTGACGGAGGAGCAAAAGATCCTTCATGTCCTCAATCGGCTGACTTATGGCCCCCGTCCCGGCGATGTGGAACGTGTAAAAGCGATCGGCATTTCAAAATTCATCGAACAGCAGCTAAATGCGGCGGCGATCGATGACTCGAAATTGGATGCTCGTGTCGGACGGTTCGATATTTTTGGGATGTCCACCGCGGAGATCTTCGGCAAATATCCGAACCCCGGAGCGCTTCTTCAACAGCTCGAGGGCCGCAATCGGCGTCAGCAGGCTGCCAATGGGACCGCCGCGATGAACGAAGAACCGACCGAGGCCGATCGCCGCGAACGCCAGCGCCAGCTTCGTGAGATCTATGCCGAATACGGCCTCAGGCCCGCCGGCCAGCTTCTCCCGCAGATAGTCGGCAATCGCGTCGTCCGTGCCGCCTATTCCGAACGGCAACTTGAGGAAGTGATGGTCGATTTTTGGCAGAACCACTTCAACGTCTTTGCCGGAAAGGCGGCCGTCCGATGGTACATCCCGAGCTACGAGCGTGACGTTCTCCGCAAGCATGCTCTTGGCAATTTCCGTGATCTTCTAGCAGGGACGGCACAGCATCCGGCGATGCTTTTCTTCCTCGATAATTTCGAATCGGTCTCACCAAATTCTCAGCAGCGTGCTGGCGGAAATGGCCCGCTTCAGCGAGCGATCCGCAGCGGCAACGTCCCGCTGCGGCTTCGCGAACAGATCAAGGAGCGACAGGGAATCACGGATGCCGAGCTCGATCGCCGAATAGCTCAGGCCCGCAATGCCGGAAATCAGATGCGGCGTGGGCTGAATGAGAATTACGCCCGCGAGCTTCTCGAGTTGCACACGCTTGGCGTTGGCGGCGGCTACACTCAGCAGGACATCGTCGAGGTCGCAAAGGCGTTCACCGGTTGGACCATTGCTGACCCGCGTGGCTATCGGCGTGCCGCCGCAAATATGATCCGCGGAGAAGAGAACCGGCAGATCGAACGGCTGCAACGGATGGCCGGAGTTCCGGACGACATCGAAAGCGGCGAATTCTATTTCAACGAACGCTCGCACGAGAAGGGCACCAAAACCGTGCTCGGTCAAAAGATCGACGAGGGTGGAATGAAGGACGGGCTCAAAGTGCTCGACATCCTCGTGAAGCATCCTTCGACCGCGAAGTTCATCGCAAGAAAGCTTGCGGTTAAGTTTGTCCGGGATGACCCGAGCGAGGCGATGGTCGGGCGGGTTGCCGCCGCCTTCACCAAATCGAACGGAGACATCAAGGCGACGCTCCGGGCACTTTTTACGGACAAAGAATTCTTCGCCCCTGAAAACTATCGGGCAAAGATCAAAACTCCTTTCGAACTCGCCGTCAGCACGCTGCGGGCACTCGGTGCCGAAACGAATGCGAACCCGGCACTGATCGGAATGCTCAATAAGCTCGGCGAGGTGCCGTATGGGTATCAGGCTCCGACCGGCTATCCGGACACCGCCGAAGATTGGGTCAACACGGGGGCACTTCTTGAGCGGCTGAACTTTGCCGTCGCGGTTTCAAGCAACCGTATTCCCGGCACTCGAGTGGACCTGCGGGGCTACTACGCCGCGAGCCGAGGCGAAATACTTGAGAACGCTATCGGGAAGATCTTGTACGACGAGGTCTCGCCGGCGACCCGGGCATCGCTCGAGAAGCAGGCCGCACAGCCGCTTCCCGAAGTAGCGGCAGGCAACGAAGCGGACGATCTCGATCTAGGCGATATAAATATGCGGCCGGCGGGAATGCCCGGCGGCGGAATGAACCGACGAGTGAGGTTGATGCAGCCCTCGGGCGAGCCTGAGGTCTTCAAAGCAGTAAGCCTCGTTCTCGGGACACCTGAATTTCAGCGGCAATAA
- the larA gene encoding nickel-dependent lactate racemase: protein MPTIDLQYGRETISLEIPDRFDVITAAGEAKPLSDHQIGELLEVPINTKRIEEIVAPCESVLFVVPDATRAAGAGQIINLLVRRLIANGTMPFDIAAIFATGIHRAVTEQEKAEILTPFIAQRVKTLDHSPRDLMQIVNVGELSDGTPVELNRALKDFDRVITIGSVGFHYFAGFTGGRKLICPGLASNRTINATHRLAFDFERRTRAEGVAPGSMKGNPVHEAFVEAASKVSVDLAVHTMVNSQGEVTYLVCGDLFDSHAAACESFAAAHTRKIDEQYETVIVSCGGAPYDINLIQAHKALEAASRACKPGGRIYLIAECGDGLGRSDLLKWFDSPDSKELADRLAESYQVNGQTAWSLRTIAERLDVRMVTGLAGDDLARMGIKKLRPEKLVQEVAELKNGCLIRDGSRIYVRPRDQE, encoded by the coding sequence ATGCCGACGATCGACCTCCAATATGGCCGCGAGACCATCAGCCTTGAGATCCCCGACAGATTCGACGTGATCACCGCAGCCGGGGAAGCGAAGCCTTTATCCGACCATCAGATCGGCGAGCTTCTTGAGGTTCCTATCAATACAAAACGGATCGAGGAAATAGTCGCGCCGTGCGAGTCCGTACTCTTCGTCGTCCCCGATGCGACCCGAGCCGCCGGTGCGGGGCAGATCATCAATCTACTTGTTAGGCGGCTGATCGCCAATGGGACAATGCCATTTGATATCGCCGCGATCTTCGCAACGGGCATTCATCGGGCGGTCACAGAACAGGAAAAGGCGGAGATTCTTACGCCTTTCATTGCCCAGCGGGTAAAGACGCTTGACCACTCGCCGCGAGACCTAATGCAGATCGTCAACGTTGGCGAACTGAGCGACGGTACGCCGGTGGAATTGAACCGCGCGCTAAAGGACTTCGACCGCGTCATTACGATCGGAAGCGTCGGCTTTCATTATTTCGCGGGCTTTACCGGCGGGCGAAAGCTGATCTGCCCCGGCCTCGCGTCAAATCGAACGATCAACGCGACGCATCGCCTTGCGTTCGATTTCGAGCGTCGGACGCGGGCCGAAGGCGTCGCCCCAGGAAGCATGAAAGGCAACCCCGTGCACGAGGCGTTCGTTGAGGCTGCCTCGAAAGTGAGCGTCGATCTCGCCGTTCACACGATGGTCAATTCGCAAGGTGAGGTGACCTATCTCGTCTGCGGCGACCTGTTCGATTCTCATGCCGCTGCCTGCGAGAGTTTTGCCGCGGCCCACACTCGCAAGATCGACGAGCAGTACGAGACGGTGATCGTAAGCTGCGGCGGCGCTCCTTACGACATAAACCTAATTCAGGCCCACAAAGCTCTAGAGGCGGCTTCGCGGGCTTGCAAACCCGGCGGCCGCATCTATCTCATTGCCGAGTGTGGCGACGGCCTGGGACGGTCCGATCTCTTAAAGTGGTTCGATTCGCCTGATAGCAAAGAGCTGGCAGATCGCCTGGCCGAGAGCTATCAGGTCAACGGGCAAACCGCTTGGAGCCTCCGTACAATTGCCGAAAGGTTGGATGTACGGATGGTCACAGGACTCGCTGGTGACGATCTTGCTCGAATGGGGATAAAAAAACTGCGACCCGAAAAGCTCGTGCAGGAGGTTGCCGAGCTCAAGAATGGCTGTTTGATCCGGGACGGGTCGCGTATTTACGTTCGCCCGAGAGATCAAGAGTAA
- a CDS encoding cation transporter has product MSGTHDHSHSSNRISPKALSRLRIALVITAVYMVAEAVGGWWANSLALLADAGHMLTDVGALALSLAAFSIASRPATPQKTYGYYRLEVIAALVNGVVLIVLAFYIVWEAIGRFRSPAEVAGLEMTVIAAGGLIINIIAAYLLHAEHEHNLNLRGAWLHVMGDMLGSVAAVSAGVLILAFGFLWADALTSVIISGIIIFNASRLLRDSVDVLLESTPKHIDLTEVETAIAEPAAVLNVHDLHVWTISSGIEALSAHVAHDRSIPETELLLEIRDLLQERFGISHLTIQLETADHSTDKVFVCAMGGNCFESAASADR; this is encoded by the coding sequence ATGTCCGGAACGCACGACCATTCGCACAGCAGCAACCGCATCAGCCCGAAGGCTCTTTCACGGCTTCGGATAGCACTTGTTATCACTGCCGTTTACATGGTTGCAGAGGCGGTCGGCGGCTGGTGGGCCAATTCGCTCGCACTGCTCGCCGATGCCGGCCATATGCTGACCGACGTCGGAGCTCTCGCTCTTTCGCTCGCCGCTTTCAGCATCGCTTCGCGTCCTGCAACCCCGCAAAAAACATACGGCTACTATCGCCTTGAGGTGATCGCTGCTCTGGTCAACGGCGTCGTCCTCATCGTGCTTGCGTTCTACATTGTCTGGGAAGCGATCGGGCGGTTTCGTTCCCCGGCCGAGGTCGCCGGTTTGGAGATGACCGTCATCGCTGCGGGCGGCTTGATCATTAACATCATTGCGGCGTATCTGCTTCATGCAGAACACGAGCACAATCTGAACCTCCGTGGTGCGTGGCTCCACGTCATGGGCGATATGCTTGGTTCCGTGGCAGCTGTCTCCGCCGGCGTTCTGATCCTAGCCTTCGGGTTCCTTTGGGCTGACGCCCTGACCAGCGTCATCATCAGCGGCATAATCATCTTCAACGCGTCGCGGCTCTTGCGCGATTCGGTGGATGTTCTGCTCGAAAGCACTCCGAAACACATCGACCTGACTGAGGTAGAAACCGCTATCGCAGAGCCCGCGGCGGTGCTCAATGTTCATGACCTACACGTCTGGACCATTTCATCCGGGATCGAGGCCCTTTCGGCCCATGTCGCTCATGACCGTTCGATCCCTGAGACAGAGCTCTTGCTCGAGATTCGCGATCTGCTCCAGGAACGCTTCGGCATCTCGCACCTTACCATCCAGCTCGAGACCGCGGACCATTCGACCGACAAGGTCTTCGTTTGCGCGATGGGCGGAAATTGCTTCGAATCGGCCGCTTCGGCCGACCGCTGA